The segment CACGAGGTAGGTCGCGTAGTCCATGACCCCCGTGCCGGGAATCACCCATTCGAGGCCGGGGAGCATGTCGTTCCACTGCACGTCCTTGCCGTGGGCATAGCATATGTCCTCGCCGAGGAGGTCGAAGCATGTGTTGATGAGCTCGGTGGTGCGGAAGACGACGCCCGGATGGAGCATGTTCGTCGGATCGAGCGTCACCTTCACCCGCGGATCGCCCACATCCTTCATGAGCCGGACATGCGACTGCGGAGTATTGTTGTTGCAGGAGTTCACCGCCTCGAACGCAAGGGCGACCGTGCTGCCGGAGGTATCCTTGATGATGCGCCGGGTGGCCCTGACCGACTGCTCCCATGTCTCGCGTGTCCAGTTTTCGGGATGGGGCTTGTCCTTGTTCTTCGCGTCCCTTCCGCCCGTATGGGTGAGGATGAACTTGAGGCCCATCTCTTCGGCGCGGGCGACCGATTCGATGACATGCTGCTGGGCCTTTTCGCGCTCCGCTGCGTCGGGATGGATGATATTGACCCACACATGGAGGGCGTAGAACAGGAGATCGTTCTGCCTGAGCACATCCTTGAGCTCGCGCAT is part of the bacterium genome and harbors:
- a CDS encoding sugar phosphate isomerase/epimerase, whose amino-acid sequence is MTRTINRRRALAAGAATVGMATALTGRNAEAGPLPDVWGQDFLMQWSPPNDVKRDLTPGKSHVRLSCSSYRLSNKEGTDYAALVKSIRDAGWAACEAGSAGWRKMPDSEMRELKDVLRQNDLLFYALHVWVNIIHPDAAEREKAQQHVIESVARAEEMGLKFILTHTGGRDAKNKDKPHPENWTRETWEQSVRATRRIIKDTSGSTVALAFEAVNSCNNNTPQSHVRLMKDVGDPRVKVTLDPTNMLHPGVVFRTTELINTCFDLLGEDICYAHGKDVQWNDMLPGLEWVIPGTGVMDYATYLVRLSRMKEPRPLLLEFLKKEQFPEAKKNVEDIARKVGVTIYS